A single region of the bacterium genome encodes:
- a CDS encoding glycosyltransferase family 39 protein, which yields MVSSEISFRRLITGLTSQNQNKNLLLIIILILGALLRISVFGLGDFHGDEALYSFRGAEIALRGDWFFQAEDVDKPPLLPYLAALSFRIFGFGDNTARLPNFFASLISIWLVYQICCKCFDKNTGLIAAFLMAISPYNILYGSTVFEDTLFACLLLFSIYFLCIYREFWAGIFLGLCFCAKQFGVLAMPIIGAFFIILRYMKWVQTKHSEFSFYIKKPLMKLIFGFSIVFAVLLIWAVFFEDPRLGIIFQVNATGGVFKIMAGEFTSRLFHWLSLFSKFTNSSVVNVFFLISAPALIAYEIMNLKNKHRFENIISLCVAGYIVLMLGTFSLFRFGFSPHYLIFIIPFVFILLARYLSLLLQFFTKTKYSALAAIFALSLGLVLLINLLSGTLDGMKNLKLGARWDNEDGFQNAVEYFSANAEKSSTIYYTRSLWPNAHYYFFDKGFKIRPVEFSNDIPIGKFSEEIWDRVDEGVYLLLEHTGQIKKVQDAFTKNPQMTYYEISNVYNAYGHKKLNFKLYKVNLKPSITLASANINSYKNSKKLETYLKSIFARTWRNPKEFQITLASGNKLDLNEGKLGDIICAASGIKLGRKFKGLIRLIWKDARVNPEALFLYHKLVPAQSNNIYAEVSIEDITNHILSTNKQVSACQLTGSGKNLRLDGTAHLLGRDINFQMSGTLNIKDGAAVEITLVNARLGNIKIPSWSLPLISKKLNPLFNLKSLFLGVPLRHVSIEKSKIVFGT from the coding sequence TTGGTCTCTTCTGAAATATCGTTTCGTAGATTAATTACCGGACTAACCTCCCAGAATCAGAATAAAAATTTATTACTGATAATAATTCTTATTCTTGGGGCTTTATTGCGTATAAGTGTGTTTGGATTAGGAGATTTTCATGGAGATGAAGCCTTATACAGTTTTAGAGGAGCTGAGATTGCTCTTAGAGGAGACTGGTTCTTTCAAGCTGAAGATGTTGATAAGCCCCCTTTACTTCCTTATCTTGCAGCATTATCTTTCAGAATATTCGGATTCGGAGATAACACTGCCAGACTTCCGAATTTCTTTGCAAGCCTGATTAGCATCTGGCTTGTTTATCAAATATGCTGCAAATGTTTTGATAAAAACACCGGACTAATAGCCGCCTTTCTTATGGCAATTTCTCCGTATAACATACTTTACGGGTCAACGGTTTTTGAAGACACTCTGTTTGCCTGCCTGCTTCTTTTCTCTATATATTTTCTGTGTATCTATAGGGAATTCTGGGCTGGAATTTTTCTTGGCCTGTGTTTTTGCGCAAAACAATTCGGCGTTCTTGCCATGCCGATTATTGGAGCATTTTTCATAATATTAAGATATATGAAATGGGTGCAAACAAAGCATTCTGAATTTAGTTTTTATATAAAGAAGCCTTTAATGAAACTTATTTTTGGGTTCTCTATAGTGTTTGCAGTCCTGCTTATATGGGCAGTATTCTTTGAAGATCCAAGGCTTGGTATTATATTTCAGGTAAACGCAACAGGTGGAGTTTTTAAAATTATGGCTGGAGAATTTACATCAAGACTTTTTCACTGGCTAAGTTTATTTTCAAAGTTTACTAACAGCTCAGTAGTGAATGTGTTCTTTCTTATCAGTGCTCCTGCATTAATTGCTTACGAAATTATGAATCTCAAAAACAAGCACAGATTTGAGAATATCATAAGCTTATGTGTGGCTGGATATATCGTACTTATGCTTGGAACTTTCAGCTTGTTCAGGTTTGGATTCTCTCCTCATTATCTGATATTTATTATCCCTTTCGTATTCATATTGTTAGCCAGATATCTATCTCTGCTTTTGCAATTTTTCACTAAAACAAAATACTCTGCTTTGGCAGCAATATTTGCTCTTAGTTTGGGACTTGTCTTGCTTATTAATCTTCTTTCAGGAACACTGGACGGCATGAAGAATCTGAAACTTGGTGCAAGATGGGATAATGAAGACGGGTTTCAAAATGCAGTAGAATATTTTTCTGCAAACGCAGAGAAATCTTCAACCATTTATTATACCAGGTCATTATGGCCAAACGCACATTACTACTTCTTTGATAAAGGCTTTAAGATTAGACCAGTGGAGTTCAGCAACGATATACCTATTGGGAAGTTCTCAGAGGAGATATGGGACCGTGTAGATGAGGGAGTTTATTTACTGCTTGAACATACAGGTCAGATTAAGAAAGTTCAGGATGCATTCACTAAAAATCCCCAAATGACGTATTATGAAATTAGCAATGTTTATAATGCTTATGGACATAAAAAATTAAATTTCAAATTATATAAAGTAAATCTCAAACCATCTATAACCCTTGCTTCTGCAAATATTAATTCATACAAAAATTCTAAAAAACTTGAAACTTATCTGAAATCAATATTTGCAAGAACGTGGCGCAATCCCAAAGAGTTCCAGATAACATTGGCATCCGGGAACAAACTTGATTTAAACGAAGGAAAGCTGGGAGATATTATCTGCGCTGCCTCTGGAATAAAACTTGGCAGGAAATTTAAAGGATTAATAAGGCTTATATGGAAAGATGCCCGCGTAAATCCGGAGGCTCTTTTCTTATATCATAAACTTGTACCTGCGCAGAGCAATAATATATATGCAGAGGTCTCTATTGAGGATATTACAAATCATATTTTAAGTACAAATAAGCAGGTAAGCGCTTGTCAGCTAACTGGTTCCGGAAAAAATCTGAGATTAGATGGCACTGCGCATTTATTAGGCAGAGATATTAATTTTCAGATGAGCGGAACACTTAATATCAAGGATGGGGCTGCTGTAGAGATAACTCTGGTAAATGCAAGACTTGGTAATATAAAAATTCCTTCATGGTCACTGCCTTTGATATCAAAAAAACTAAATCCTTTATTTAATTTAAAGAGCCTATTTCTAGGAGTTCCCCTAAGACATGTTAGTATTGAAAAATCAAAGATTGTGTTTGGGACATGA
- a CDS encoding glycosyltransferase family 2 protein: protein MKLSVVIPCYNEKDTIREIVKRVDALNINKEIIIVDNVSTDGTREILKELVSQYANLRVFFHKQHKGKGAALRTGFKYVDGDIIVVQDADLEYSPQEYCKLLKQINNGAVIVYGSRIKGRNKMMYFQYYLGNILVSLIANILYLPFVTDVLTCYKMFRKEVLNNINLRCFGFEFCTEFTAKVRKKGYKICEVPIKYNPRTYEEGKKIKKKDGVIAIWSLLKYRFVD, encoded by the coding sequence ATGAAGCTATCAGTTGTTATTCCATGCTATAATGAAAAGGATACTATCAGAGAGATCGTAAAAAGAGTAGATGCGCTAAACATTAATAAAGAGATTATAATTGTGGACAATGTATCCACTGATGGAACACGTGAAATACTTAAAGAGCTGGTTTCTCAATATGCAAATCTCAGGGTTTTCTTCCATAAACAGCATAAGGGTAAGGGAGCTGCGCTTAGAACAGGATTTAAATATGTTGATGGAGACATTATAGTTGTGCAGGATGCTGATCTGGAGTATTCTCCGCAGGAATATTGCAAATTACTAAAACAGATAAATAACGGCGCTGTGATTGTATACGGCTCAAGAATCAAGGGCAGAAACAAGATGATGTATTTTCAGTATTATCTGGGGAATATATTAGTAAGCCTGATAGCAAATATTCTTTACCTCCCATTCGTTACAGATGTATTAACATGCTACAAAATGTTCAGAAAAGAGGTGCTGAATAATATTAATTTAAGATGTTTTGGATTTGAGTTCTGTACGGAATTCACTGCAAAAGTCAGAAAAAAAGGATATAAAATCTGTGAAGTGCCGATCAAGTACAATCCTCGCACATATGAAGAAGGCAAAAAAATAAAGAAAAAAGATGGAGTGATAGCAATTTGGTCTCTTCTGAAATATCGTTTCGTAGATTAA
- a CDS encoding NAD-dependent epimerase/dehydratase family protein, whose amino-acid sequence MARVLVTGGGGFIGSHLTEKLVELGHEVTVIDNLSHGNLENLESVAKKINLLNEDILNPDVLQKVTGGKEYIFHLAANTSINKSLEKPSWSAELNIMTTIRLLETAVRHKVRRVIFSSSASVYGYAKILPVKETMPVAPASPYALEKVTGENYMRLFAELYDIDTVSLRYFNVFGPRQNPDLPHPGGVTIVINQIRKTGSSQLQGDGMQTRDMIYVGNIVNANILAMEKQSDSKGVAYNICTGKSISIAELHNKISKFMKTDSSREYLPLPEGNIIDSKGDPALAKAELGFEAEIDLDEGLKRTIEWSNDKNA is encoded by the coding sequence ATGGCCAGGGTACTTGTTACAGGAGGTGGAGGATTTATAGGGTCTCATTTAACTGAGAAGCTTGTTGAATTAGGCCATGAAGTAACAGTTATTGACAATCTATCGCATGGAAATCTGGAGAATCTTGAATCAGTTGCTAAAAAGATTAACTTACTTAACGAAGATATTCTTAATCCTGATGTCTTACAAAAGGTTACTGGGGGCAAGGAATACATCTTTCATTTAGCTGCAAACACATCTATAAACAAAAGTCTTGAGAAACCATCATGGAGCGCAGAATTAAATATAATGACTACGATCAGACTGTTGGAGACTGCAGTAAGGCACAAGGTAAGGCGAGTGATATTTTCTTCAAGCGCTTCTGTTTACGGGTATGCTAAAATTCTTCCTGTAAAGGAGACAATGCCGGTAGCTCCTGCATCTCCATATGCTTTAGAAAAAGTAACAGGAGAAAACTATATGAGGTTGTTTGCAGAATTATACGACATCGATACTGTGTCTTTAAGGTATTTTAATGTGTTTGGACCGCGTCAAAATCCTGATCTTCCTCATCCAGGAGGAGTGACTATTGTAATCAATCAAATTCGTAAAACTGGCTCTTCTCAATTGCAGGGTGACGGAATGCAAACGCGGGATATGATTTATGTTGGGAATATAGTAAATGCAAACATTCTTGCAATGGAAAAACAGTCTGATTCAAAAGGGGTTGCATATAATATTTGCACAGGCAAGTCTATATCAATAGCAGAGCTTCATAATAAGATTTCCAAGTTTATGAAAACTGATTCATCCAGAGAATATCTGCCTTTACCAGAGGGGAATATAATAGATTCTAAAGGCGATCCTGCATTGGCTAAAGCTGAGCTGGGTTTTGAAGCAGAAATTGATTTGGATGAAGGACTAAAAAGAACAATTGAGTGGAGCAATGACAAAAATGCTTAA
- a CDS encoding SpoIID/LytB domain-containing protein: protein MKREKRLEEIVLKRKNNAVRFGRDEYKTLDFISKGFPISVNNRAYRGDIRISVHQKQLLVVNYVDIESYLKSVVPSEMFSAWPMEALKAQAVVARTYALYHMAGPSKEYDLCSEAKSQMYKGVCSESSNSNMAVYLTEKMCLYDNKKLVPTYFHSTCGGNTINADNIWEKALDSIEGVDCKFCKDSPHYKWKKSMGRRKLGKILSKKGFKIGKIKKIRLEKGKPYRIFIEDKYGKSQVLNVAKFRMLVGSEIVRSSNFRVKVGWFRVKFKGNGWGHCVGLCQWGAHGMALKGYSCEQILQHYYPNLDLKRMF, encoded by the coding sequence TTGAAAAGAGAAAAGAGATTGGAAGAAATCGTTTTAAAACGCAAAAATAATGCCGTAAGGTTTGGAAGAGACGAATACAAAACATTAGATTTTATATCAAAAGGCTTCCCCATATCAGTGAATAACAGAGCGTATAGAGGGGATATTAGAATAAGTGTTCACCAAAAACAGCTTCTCGTAGTCAATTATGTTGATATAGAGAGCTATTTAAAGAGTGTTGTCCCGTCCGAGATGTTTTCCGCATGGCCTATGGAGGCCTTAAAAGCACAGGCGGTTGTAGCACGCACATATGCGCTTTATCACATGGCTGGCCCGAGCAAAGAGTATGACTTATGTTCAGAGGCAAAATCTCAGATGTATAAAGGTGTATGTTCCGAGAGCAGCAACTCTAATATGGCTGTGTATTTAACAGAAAAAATGTGCCTGTATGACAATAAGAAACTGGTTCCCACTTATTTTCATTCAACATGCGGCGGTAATACGATCAATGCGGACAATATATGGGAAAAGGCGTTGGATTCCATAGAGGGCGTTGATTGCAAGTTCTGTAAGGACTCACCTCATTATAAATGGAAAAAATCAATGGGAAGGAGAAAACTCGGAAAAATTCTGAGCAAAAAAGGGTTCAAGATAGGTAAAATAAAAAAGATAAGACTTGAAAAAGGCAAACCTTATAGGATTTTCATAGAAGATAAATATGGAAAATCGCAAGTATTGAATGTAGCTAAATTTAGAATGCTTGTTGGGTCTGAGATAGTTAGAAGTAGTAATTTTAGAGTTAAAGTCGGATGGTTTAGAGTGAAGTTCAAAGGAAACGGATGGGGCCATTGTGTAGGGTTATGCCAGTGGGGGGCACACGGAATGGCTCTTAAAGGATATAGCTGTGAGCAGATTCTGCAGCATTATTATCCTAACCTTGATCTAAAAAGAATGTTTTAA
- the queA gene encoding tRNA preQ1(34) S-adenosylmethionine ribosyltransferase-isomerase QueA: MHISLFDYSLPEKLVAQYPASQRDKSRLMIINRETGDITHRSFSNIVDYLSKDDLLVINNTKVIHARLRGIKEATGARIEILLIRDLGNNIWNVLAKPSKRLKIGTIINCSKNLSAEVIEKNNDGVVRIKFSFTGNFMEIISKIGQVPLPPYIKRASIKSYDTRRYQTVYAKEAGSIAAPTAGLHFTKSLLKKIKEKGIQIAEVTLHVSVDTFKPVTETEIEKHRMQSEYYEITKEAFFTVKKAIQEQKRIIAVGTTSVRVLESVNFDADNPKKNLSAWTDLFIYPGYKFKVVNAIITNFHLPKSTLLILIHAFAGRKLITKTYKEAIKKEYRFYSYGDVTFVT; this comes from the coding sequence ATGCATATTTCTCTTTTTGATTATTCTCTTCCGGAGAAACTGGTTGCGCAATATCCTGCCTCTCAACGTGACAAATCCAGGTTAATGATTATTAACAGAGAAACTGGAGATATTACTCATAGGTCTTTTTCTAATATAGTTGATTATCTTTCCAAAGATGATTTGTTAGTCATAAACAACACAAAGGTGATACATGCCAGATTGAGAGGGATAAAAGAAGCCACAGGAGCTCGCATAGAAATACTGCTAATCAGAGATTTGGGTAATAATATATGGAATGTACTTGCAAAGCCGTCAAAAAGGCTAAAGATAGGAACAATTATTAATTGCAGTAAGAATCTTTCTGCCGAAGTCATAGAAAAGAATAATGACGGTGTAGTAAGGATTAAGTTCAGTTTCACAGGTAATTTCATGGAAATTATATCTAAAATTGGCCAGGTTCCTCTTCCTCCATATATAAAAAGGGCAAGTATCAAATCCTATGACACCAGAAGATATCAGACAGTTTATGCTAAAGAAGCCGGATCTATTGCTGCGCCAACTGCAGGACTGCATTTTACAAAGAGTTTGTTAAAAAAGATTAAAGAAAAGGGAATTCAAATTGCTGAGGTAACACTTCATGTGAGCGTTGACACATTCAAGCCTGTTACGGAGACAGAAATAGAAAAACACAGGATGCAGTCAGAATACTATGAGATAACAAAAGAGGCATTTTTCACAGTAAAAAAAGCTATACAGGAGCAAAAGAGAATAATAGCAGTTGGAACAACAAGTGTGAGAGTTCTTGAATCAGTGAATTTTGATGCTGATAATCCAAAGAAAAATCTTTCAGCATGGACAGACCTTTTTATATATCCCGGATATAAATTTAAAGTAGTGAACGCTATTATTACAAACTTTCATCTTCCAAAGTCAACGCTATTAATTTTAATACATGCTTTTGCGGGCAGAAAACTTATAACAAAGACATACAAAGAGGCAATTAAAAAGGAGTACAGGTTCTATAGTTATGGAGATGTGACGTTTGTCACATAA
- the fabG gene encoding 3-oxoacyl-[acyl-carrier-protein] reductase translates to MKLGGKTAVVTGSAQGIGKEIACSLAKEGANVVVSDIDLELAEQTAAEIRKMGRETLVIKADVSMPEEAANIIEKTIDKLGSLDILINNAGITRDNFILRMKDEDWDKVLAINLKGTFNCIKAAAKVMLKQRKGKIVNMASIIGLIGNAGQANYAASKAGVIALTKSAAKEFGSRGITVNAIAPGFISTRMTEVLKEDTKQKMLGNIPLGRFGLPTDVANLVLFLVSDEANYITGQVINVDGGMVT, encoded by the coding sequence ATGAAGCTTGGTGGAAAAACAGCAGTTGTAACTGGTTCAGCTCAGGGTATTGGAAAGGAAATAGCGTGTAGTCTGGCAAAGGAGGGCGCAAATGTTGTAGTTTCCGATATAGATCTTGAACTTGCAGAACAAACAGCAGCCGAGATAAGAAAAATGGGAAGAGAAACGCTGGTTATAAAAGCTGATGTTTCTATGCCAGAGGAAGCTGCAAACATTATAGAAAAAACGATTGACAAATTAGGAAGCCTGGATATACTCATCAACAATGCTGGAATAACCAGGGACAACTTTATTTTACGCATGAAGGATGAGGACTGGGATAAGGTGTTAGCAATAAATCTTAAGGGGACATTTAACTGTATTAAAGCGGCTGCAAAAGTTATGTTAAAGCAAAGAAAAGGCAAAATAGTAAACATGGCATCCATTATAGGATTAATAGGCAATGCTGGGCAGGCGAATTATGCTGCCTCTAAAGCAGGTGTAATTGCCCTAACCAAGTCCGCTGCCAAAGAATTCGGCTCAAGAGGAATAACTGTTAATGCTATAGCACCTGGTTTTATAAGCACAAGAATGACAGAAGTGCTTAAAGAAGATACAAAACAAAAAATGCTGGGCAATATTCCTCTAGGTAGATTTGGCTTACCCACTGATGTTGCAAATCTTGTTTTATTTCTTGTCTCTGATGAAGCAAATTACATCACAGGACAGGTAATTAATGTAGACGGTGGAATGGTAACTTGA
- the acpP gene encoding acyl carrier protein encodes MSSEKRVKEIIVEQLGVKPEEVTNEASFVDDLGADSLDTVELVMALEEEFDIEIPDEDAEKIVTVVDATNYIDKHVQ; translated from the coding sequence ATGTCAAGTGAAAAAAGAGTGAAAGAGATTATTGTTGAACAGCTTGGTGTAAAGCCGGAAGAGGTTACTAATGAGGCATCTTTTGTTGATGATTTAGGCGCAGATTCATTAGATACAGTAGAACTTGTTATGGCACTTGAAGAGGAATTTGACATTGAAATACCCGATGAAGATGCAGAAAAGATTGTTACAGTTGTCGATGCGACAAACTACATAGATAAGCACGTCCAATAA
- the fabF gene encoding beta-ketoacyl-ACP synthase II, which produces MEKNRVVITGIGAVTPVGNNPDIFWKNICDGKSGVDRISLFDPSDFDSKIAGQIKDFDSSMYLSQKDIKRMDRFVQFAVACSKMALENSGLDTDKEDKSRIGVLIGSGIGGLKVIEDQHNVLLQKGPSRVSPFLIPMLIIDMASGQVAIQFGLKGPNFAIATACASGSHAIGEAFRIIQRGEADIMIAGGTETAITPIGVAGFCKMKALSTRNDKPEKASRPFDRDRDGFVIGEGAGILLLEDLDHATRRGAYIYAELAGFGMTADAYHITSPSPEGEGAAQAMKLALDDATLNPEDIDYINAHGTSTPFNDRCETKAIKTVFGKYAKNIPVSSTKSMTGHLLGASGGVELITCVLSIKHGIITPTINYENPDPECDLDYVPNTARECKVQYAMSNSFGFGGHNSALVVKKFE; this is translated from the coding sequence ATGGAGAAAAATAGGGTTGTTATAACAGGTATAGGGGCGGTAACGCCTGTTGGTAATAATCCTGATATTTTTTGGAAAAACATATGCGATGGAAAGAGCGGGGTAGATCGCATCAGCTTGTTTGATCCATCAGATTTTGATAGCAAGATAGCTGGACAGATTAAAGATTTTGATTCTTCTATGTATCTTAGCCAAAAAGATATAAAAAGGATGGATCGTTTTGTGCAATTTGCTGTTGCCTGTAGTAAAATGGCTTTAGAGAATAGTGGATTAGATACAGATAAAGAGGATAAGAGCAGAATAGGTGTTCTTATAGGTTCTGGGATTGGCGGATTAAAGGTAATTGAAGATCAGCACAATGTGCTCTTGCAGAAAGGCCCTTCAAGGGTATCTCCTTTTCTTATTCCGATGTTGATAATAGACATGGCTAGTGGACAAGTTGCAATTCAATTTGGTCTTAAAGGTCCGAATTTTGCGATTGCTACTGCGTGCGCTTCCGGCTCTCATGCAATAGGAGAGGCTTTTAGGATTATTCAAAGAGGAGAAGCAGATATAATGATAGCAGGGGGAACAGAGACTGCAATAACTCCTATTGGTGTTGCCGGCTTCTGTAAGATGAAGGCTCTTTCTACAAGAAATGATAAGCCTGAGAAAGCAAGCAGACCATTTGACAGGGATAGAGATGGTTTTGTAATTGGGGAAGGAGCAGGTATTCTGCTTCTTGAAGATTTGGATCATGCAACAAGGAGAGGTGCATACATTTATGCAGAATTAGCAGGTTTTGGTATGACTGCTGATGCATATCATATAACATCTCCATCTCCTGAGGGTGAGGGAGCTGCGCAAGCAATGAAATTGGCTTTGGACGATGCGACGCTAAATCCTGAAGATATTGATTACATTAATGCACATGGCACTTCAACCCCTTTCAATGACAGATGTGAGACAAAGGCTATTAAAACTGTATTCGGCAAGTATGCAAAAAACATACCTGTGAGTTCAACGAAATCTATGACGGGTCATCTTTTAGGAGCGAGTGGAGGGGTTGAATTGATAACATGTGTCTTAAGCATAAAGCATGGCATTATTACTCCAACTATAAACTATGAAAATCCGGATCCTGAATGTGATCTTGATTATGTGCCTAATACTGCGAGAGAATGCAAGGTTCAATATGCGATGTCAAATTCATTTGGTTTTGGCGGTCATAATTCAGCTTTAGTTGTAAAGAAATTTGAATAA
- a CDS encoding Ig-like domain-containing protein, with translation MKKLSIFLLIFSVILTSVTPAYSWPWSRNRRPLPPKTATIQGRVTNSLTNQAISGAAVRAGSYRASTNANGQYVIKNINVWFWGRIYRVSASANGYYSSSKWIYVRAGRTYTLNFRLRPKKPLILVKITSPEDNSYISGSSLDVKVAWQGRAGIIDLYLDNSLAGSYRTWRWWHRTGIHTFKIDISVQQDGEHKLKAIAYRSHMRKGYKAESKEITFVLDNTSPVISALLPEDNALINNNQPEISAVLSDATSGIGKETIILKLDDAEVTSAYDEVTGELSYTPETALEDGIHTVSIEVKDRAENEASASSTFRVETDTTPPSITDLSPKDASTIYYTTPKISVKYSDDKSGIDKTTVKMLVNAVDVTASSIITDEGISYKPTEELTEGGVTVNIEVKDKAGNLATKEFSFEIKILTAEDLLQAVKNNHDSITSMKTDYTVESLLNSEPVLETQYVRCFYKDPSKTKLYTYEDSDMTNKLSILIMDDTSIYDVDPNTGDIDEVNTFEAEGLGIEFEAYGDTELFFESHDVTSETIDGMSGIGEITAVPENANDTYSKIKLKIDYPKEIIVGMSFYDNDDEYISGFEVVEAVEIDGIWVPKKVIETPALEGMQVIQTYSNIEINVDIPNDAFDPGKQL, from the coding sequence ATGAAAAAACTTTCAATATTCTTATTAATATTTTCAGTAATCTTAACCAGTGTAACTCCTGCATATAGTTGGCCGTGGTCCAGAAATCGTCGTCCGCTTCCGCCCAAAACAGCAACAATCCAAGGCAGAGTAACAAATTCCCTAACAAATCAAGCCATATCCGGCGCAGCAGTCCGAGCAGGCAGTTACAGAGCCAGTACAAATGCAAATGGGCAGTATGTAATAAAAAATATTAATGTATGGTTCTGGGGAAGAATATATAGAGTAAGCGCATCAGCAAATGGATATTACTCAAGTTCTAAATGGATATATGTGAGAGCAGGAAGAACATACACATTAAACTTCAGATTAAGACCCAAAAAACCGCTAATATTAGTCAAGATAACTTCCCCTGAAGACAATTCATACATAAGCGGGTCAAGCTTAGATGTAAAAGTAGCATGGCAGGGCAGAGCAGGAATAATAGACTTATATTTAGATAATAGTTTAGCTGGAAGCTACAGAACATGGCGCTGGTGGCATAGAACAGGAATTCATACATTTAAAATAGACATTTCAGTTCAACAAGATGGAGAGCACAAGCTCAAAGCAATAGCATACAGATCACACATGAGAAAAGGCTACAAAGCAGAGTCTAAAGAGATAACATTCGTGTTAGATAACACCTCCCCTGTAATTTCAGCTCTATTACCAGAAGATAACGCTTTAATTAACAACAACCAGCCAGAGATCTCAGCAGTGTTGTCGGATGCTACAAGCGGGATTGGCAAAGAGACAATCATATTGAAACTTGATGATGCAGAAGTGACTTCAGCTTATGATGAGGTAACAGGGGAACTAAGTTATACACCAGAAACAGCGCTTGAAGACGGAATTCATACAGTTTCTATTGAGGTAAAGGATAGAGCGGAAAATGAAGCAAGTGCAAGCTCAACATTTAGAGTGGAAACAGACACAACACCGCCAAGCATAACTGATTTATCTCCAAAAGACGCTTCCACAATCTACTACACAACGCCAAAAATCTCAGTAAAATATTCTGATGATAAATCAGGTATAGATAAAACCACAGTAAAGATGTTGGTAAACGCAGTAGATGTAACAGCAAGCAGTATAATTACAGATGAAGGTATTTCGTACAAACCTACAGAAGAACTCACAGAAGGCGGAGTAACAGTAAATATAGAGGTGAAAGACAAGGCAGGGAATCTAGCAACGAAGGAATTTAGTTTTGAGATAAAGATATTGACAGCGGAAGATCTTTTGCAGGCAGTAAAGAATAATCACGACTCAATTACCAGTATGAAGACAGACTATACTGTTGAATCGTTGTTAAATTCAGAGCCTGTTCTTGAGACGCAGTATGTAAGGTGTTTTTACAAAGACCCTTCAAAAACGAAGTTATATACTTATGAAGATTCAGATATGACAAACAAGCTGAGTATATTAATAATGGATGATACAAGCATATACGATGTAGATCCAAACACAGGAGATATAGACGAAGTAAATACTTTTGAAGCAGAGGGGCTTGGAATTGAGTTTGAAGCATACGGTGATACAGAACTGTTTTTTGAATCTCATGACGTAACCAGTGAGACAATAGATGGAATGAGTGGCATAGGAGAAATAACAGCAGTCCCTGAGAATGCCAATGATACCTATTCCAAGATAAAGTTAAAAATAGATTATCCCAAAGAGATTATCGTAGGAATGTCTTTTTATGACAATGATGATGAATATATAAGCGGATTTGAGGTAGTTGAAGCTGTAGAGATTGACGGTATCTGGGTTCCAAAGAAAGTAATTGAAACACCTGCGTTAGAAGGGATGCAGGTTATTCAAACATACAGTAACATTGAAATAAATGTTGATATTCCTAATGACGCATTTGATCCGGGAAAGCAGTTATGA